The following are from one region of the Oncorhynchus masou masou isolate Uvic2021 unplaced genomic scaffold, UVic_Omas_1.1 unplaced_scaffold_5182, whole genome shotgun sequence genome:
- the LOC135535825 gene encoding LOW QUALITY PROTEIN: lysM and putative peptidoglycan-binding domain-containing protein 2-like (The sequence of the model RefSeq protein was modified relative to this genomic sequence to represent the inferred CDS: inserted 1 base in 1 codon) produces the protein MAEYSPVLPMRDGGARFGIGQPIFPRSRSGSESDSELSQSLARTKIRSYGSTASVAASLGEKYIEHRVTDSDTLQGIALKYEVTMEQIKRTNKMFSNDCIFLRNTLNIPVVSEKTSPFNGLSLESPDGDPQDQDFXPLCVGQDRDTEEDPSPPLAPGDKDSSSYKRPQPEELSAQDFLHRLDLQIKQSKQAARRLKEEEVR, from the exons ATGGCGGAGTACTCGCCTGTCCTGCCGATGAGGGATGGTGGAGCGAGGTTTGGTATCGGACAGCCCATCTTTCCCCGGTCCAGGTCCGGTTCAGAATCCGACAGTGAACTGTCACAGAGTCTGGCCCGAACCAAGATCCGGTCTTACGGGAGTACGGCTAGCGTCGCGGCTTCTCTCGGCGAGAAATACATAGAGCATCGGGTCACAGACAGCGACACTTTGCAGGGCATAGCCCTCAAATACGAAGTAACG ATGGAGCAGATCAAGAGGACTAACAAGATGTTCAGTAACGACTGTATCTTCCTGCGTAACACCCTCAACATCCCTGTGGTCTCAGAGAAGACCTCTCCCTTCAACGGCCTGTCTCTAGAGTCCCCCGACGGagatccccaggaccaggact AACCCCTTTGTGTGGGGCAGGACAGGGACACTGAGGAGGACCCCTCACCACCTCTGGCCCCTGGAGATAAGGACAGTAGTAGTTATAAACGGCCCCAGCCGGAAGAGCTGTCGGCTCAAGACTTCCTGCACAGACTGGACTTGCAGATTAAACAGTCAAAGCAGGCAGCGCGCAGGCTCAAAGAAGAGGAAGTGAGGTAA